The DNA region ATCCGCCTGGTGCCCCAAGGCAGAGATGTATTGTCGCCACCGGCACACTCGGCGTTTAGCACGCCAATTGGTTTACTGGAATTTGTTAAAAAGCTAAGGGAACTAAGTGGCGGCAAACCGGTGGGTTTTAAACTTTGTATTGGGCGCAAAAGCGAGTTTTATTCGATTTGCAAGGCGATGATTGAAACGGGGATTTATCCCGATTTTATTACGGTTGATGGGGGTGAAGGTGGAACTGGTGCAGCGCCGCAGGAGTTTTCTAACTCAGTGGGTATGCCGCTACGGGAAGCTATTGCTTTTGTTTACGATGTTTTAAATGGTTTCGACTTAAAGCAACACATTAAAATTATCGCTTCGGGAAAGGTTGCTACTGGTTTCGATTTGGTTAAAAATATTGCGCTCGGTGCAGATATGTGCAATACGGCACGTGGTATGATGTTCGCCCTGGGTTGTATTCAGGCCCTGGAATGTAACAGCAATACCTGCCCAACGGGTGTGGCCACGCAAGATCCGAGCTTAATGAAAGGTCTGGTAGTGGAAGATAAAGCGGTTCGGGTAAAGAATTTTCATAACTTAACGGTTGCGAGTGCGGTTGAGCTGTTGGGGGCTGCGGGTTTACGGGAGCCGCGACAGCTTAGCCGGGCATATATTAGCAGGCGGGTAAGTGCCAATTTAATTCAATCGTACCAGGAGAGTTATCCTTATATCGCCGTGGGTAGCTTGTTGCAAACGCCTTATCCTACGCGTTTCGAACTTGGTATGGCGTTAAGTACGGCAAAGAGCTTTGCGCCAACGGATTATAAGGTTTCGGCAGTAGATTATTCGCAGGCAAACCCTTATCAGGATGCTGCGCAGGGGGAGGGAGGTTATTGAGATATTAGTAAAGCAGGAGATTTGGGAGGAAAGATAGCTGTCATCCGGAGGGGTAATTTGTTTCACAAAAATCAATATGAGTGCCTTTTTTTAGCCGGCCGTCATGCCGCGCAGGCGGTTCCGAAGCTTCGGGATTAAAGCCTTAGCATTAAGATCCCTCCCGAAGTTTCGGGAAGGATGACGACCGTTCATGTATGGCCTTATATCATGTATAGCCTTATAAAACAGCAGGGTGCCAAAAACGTCAATGGTAGTACTACGCTTTCCGGTTGATACTGTTTTATAGCTGTCATCCTGAGAGTAACGAAGGATCCCCAAGCGATGAAACGCGAAACGCGAATAACCCACTGGCTAAAAAGGTAAGTGCCAATTTTCGACCACATAGGCACATTGAAAAGATAGGTCTTTATGGGGTAAGCTATGTGGCTTATGTTTCCCGGCCCGTACTGGCTAAAAAAAGTAAGCGCTAATTTTCGACCACATAGGCACATAGAAAACATAGGTCTTTATGGGGTTAAGCTATGTGGCTTATGTTTCTGTGTAGTCAATTTTTATACTTGAATGTAAAATATGAACTATTTGTAAAGGCTTTTTTTTTACAACATTGAATATGAAACTCGAAAGCATTTATTGATCGGAAACATTGGTTTATTAGTCTTTTTAATAAGCTAGTGGGAAGTAATTTTGTGATAGTTTGTTTAAAAGGCTGTAATAATCATTTTTTATTTTATTTTTGCAGCAGGTTAGCCGAACGTTCATTATGCCAGCAAATTCTTCGTCAGATTCATCGATTCTAGAGCAATTGAGTGCTTACGGGCATAAAAAATTGGTTTTCTGTAATGATCCGGATACAGGTTTAAAAGCAATTATCGCGATTCACGATACCACATTGGGCCCGGCTTTGGGCGGAACACGAATGTGGAGTTACACTACAGAGAACGAAGCGCTTGAAGATGCCTTGCGGCTATCGCGGGGAATGACTTACAAAGCGGCAATTACAGGTTTAAACATTGGAGGGGGAAAGGGCGTTATTATCGGCGATTCTCGCAAGGATAAAACGGAAACCTTAATGCGCAGTTACGGCAGGTTTATAAAAAACCTTAACGGCGAATTTATTACTGCGGAAGAAATGGGCACCAACACCCGCGATATGGAATATATCCGGATGGAAACCAGTTACGTTACTGGAGTTCCGGAATCGCTGGGTGGAGCGGGCAATCCTGCACCGTTTACTGCTCAGGGCGTTTATTTGGGCATAAAAGCAAGTGTTAAAGAAGTTTTTGGAACCGATATGCTTGCTGGCCGTACGGTTGTGGTACAGGGAATTGGCAATGTTGGAGAACATTTGGTGGCCTTGCTGAGAAAAGAAAATGCGGAAGTATTAATTAGCGATATTAACCAGGGGCAACTTACTTATGTGGCCCGAAAGTATAAGGCGAAACCGATAGATGCAGATAAGATTTTTGGCTGCGATGCTGACATTTTTGCGCCTTGCGCCATGGGTGCAACGGTGAATAATCAAACAATTCAAAAAATGAAGTTCGCCATTATTGCTGGTTCGGCGAACAACCAGTTAAAGGATGAAGCTTTGGATGGCGAATTGCTATTAAAAAAAGGAATTTTGTTTGCTCCGGATTACCTAATTAACGCGGGAGGCCTGATTTCGTGCTATTCGGAGTTAACAGGTTTTGGTAAAAAGCGTACTGTACAGCTTACGGAAAACATTTACGATGCAACCCGAAGCGTAATTAAGTTAAGCAAAGCCGAAAACATATCAACAAACATTGCTGCAAACCGCATTGCCGAAAAGCGCATTGCAGACGTTAAGAAAATAAAATCATCATATTAACTAATTATTAAACACAGGTTTAAAAACCCTCACTCGTTCTTACATTCATGTTAAACAGAAGGCACTTAAGAATTAAAGCTTTGCAAAATATTTTTGCTTGGCACATGGCAGACAAAAAAGACATTAAAGGCGACCTAAAAACTTTAATGCAAAGTATCGATAGTGTGTACGAAATGTACATTTGGATGCTATCGCTATTGGTAGAAGTTACTGAGTTCACCGCTAACGATGCGGCGGAACGTGCAAACAAGCACCTGAAAACGGCAGATGACATTAATCCGAACATGAAGCTTTTACACAACAAGTTTAGCGTTTTAATGCAACAAAACCCTGAGTATATTGCTTCGGTTAAAAAGTTTAAGGTAGATTGGGGCTTTGATCCGGAAATTCGTAAAACGGTGTTTAACTCTTTAAAGGCTTCAAAAGAATATGCGGATTATCTTGTGGATCCAAACGAAAGCCTCGAATCATCAAAAGATATTATCAAATACATTTTCAGAAAAATCATTTTAAAAAACCAGGGCATTATTCAGGTTTTTGAAGAGAAGTTTATCAACTGGCAGGTCGATCATGA from Pedobacter endophyticus includes:
- the nusB gene encoding transcription antitermination factor NusB yields the protein MLNRRHLRIKALQNIFAWHMADKKDIKGDLKTLMQSIDSVYEMYIWMLSLLVEVTEFTANDAAERANKHLKTADDINPNMKLLHNKFSVLMQQNPEYIASVKKFKVDWGFDPEIRKTVFNSLKASKEYADYLVDPNESLESSKDIIKYIFRKIILKNQGIIQVFEEKFINWQVDHEVMKGMVAKTLKNFTNDDPFKNKLTEISADWIEDSKFVQDLFVFTLQNDAKYQEMIAERTKNWESERIALMDTILMKMAICELLNFPSIPVKVTINEYLDLSKDYSTPKSNSFINGILDKILGDLKKNNTIKKIGRGLIED
- a CDS encoding FMN-binding glutamate synthase family protein; its protein translation is MRKAFIAIAAFLVALTIMLGLYHPFLWWTFVFTGPFVLLGIYDLYQPKHSIVRNYPVFGRLRYFMEELRPKVYQYFVESDTNGTPYNRLNRSLIYQRAKKDNDTIPFGTQLNVYDSGYEWLSHSIAAISHHELNSDPRVLVGGPECKQPYSASIYNISAMSFGSLSQNAILALNGGAKLGNFAHNTGEGGISDYHRKPGGDLIWQIGTGYFGCRHDDGTFNFDAFAERATTEQVKMVEIKLSQGAKPGHGGMLPASKVTAEVARIRLVPQGRDVLSPPAHSAFSTPIGLLEFVKKLRELSGGKPVGFKLCIGRKSEFYSICKAMIETGIYPDFITVDGGEGGTGAAPQEFSNSVGMPLREAIAFVYDVLNGFDLKQHIKIIASGKVATGFDLVKNIALGADMCNTARGMMFALGCIQALECNSNTCPTGVATQDPSLMKGLVVEDKAVRVKNFHNLTVASAVELLGAAGLREPRQLSRAYISRRVSANLIQSYQESYPYIAVGSLLQTPYPTRFELGMALSTAKSFAPTDYKVSAVDYSQANPYQDAAQGEGGY
- a CDS encoding Glu/Leu/Phe/Val family dehydrogenase — encoded protein: MPANSSSDSSILEQLSAYGHKKLVFCNDPDTGLKAIIAIHDTTLGPALGGTRMWSYTTENEALEDALRLSRGMTYKAAITGLNIGGGKGVIIGDSRKDKTETLMRSYGRFIKNLNGEFITAEEMGTNTRDMEYIRMETSYVTGVPESLGGAGNPAPFTAQGVYLGIKASVKEVFGTDMLAGRTVVVQGIGNVGEHLVALLRKENAEVLISDINQGQLTYVARKYKAKPIDADKIFGCDADIFAPCAMGATVNNQTIQKMKFAIIAGSANNQLKDEALDGELLLKKGILFAPDYLINAGGLISCYSELTGFGKKRTVQLTENIYDATRSVIKLSKAENISTNIAANRIAEKRIADVKKIKSSY